A genome region from Christensenella minuta includes the following:
- a CDS encoding 3D domain-containing protein: MTNKTKQTILIIILCVLVFMLILTINAMHASAASLDTAEVTELRIATTDCAYTMRPMGELAEEVKAGDTVYVISTMEYEGCAGMTEYVLCNTDNGLRWLWGGFTGYQAAASTSDSTGGDIKTVTAYCSACDSTGITASGKPLAWGRVASNDYPIGTRLYIDGYGECVVEDRMRDNGKVDVYLGDRDVCSCGSEWGRRQIAVEVMG; the protein is encoded by the coding sequence ATGACCAATAAAACAAAGCAAACGATCCTGATTATCATATTATGCGTCCTAGTATTTATGCTGATACTCACAATCAATGCGATGCATGCCTCTGCCGCCTCCCTGGACACGGCGGAAGTCACGGAGCTGCGGATCGCTACAACGGACTGCGCTTATACCATGCGGCCGATGGGCGAGTTGGCAGAAGAGGTCAAGGCAGGCGATACCGTCTATGTGATCAGCACGATGGAATACGAGGGCTGCGCGGGTATGACGGAATACGTCTTATGCAACACAGATAACGGCCTGCGGTGGCTGTGGGGCGGGTTTACGGGGTATCAGGCGGCGGCAAGTACATCCGATTCCACTGGCGGGGATATCAAGACGGTCACGGCGTACTGCTCGGCCTGCGATTCAACAGGTATCACAGCAAGCGGAAAACCTCTTGCATGGGGCAGGGTGGCAAGCAATGATTACCCGATAGGGACAAGGCTTTACATCGACGGCTACGGGGAGTGCGTGGTTGAAGATCGTATGAGGGACAACGGCAAGGTAGATGTGTACTTAGGAGACCGCGATGTATGTTCTTGCGGAAGCGAGTGGGGCAGGCGGCAGATCGCGGTCGAGGTGATGGGGTAA